The following coding sequences are from one Bradyrhizobium sp. WSM471 window:
- a CDS encoding GumC family protein: MAFGRSASPRSIAPTEPAASWEAPRAAAATPDNTAPALIKGSLTLTGAFSFLRENGRRILMLALALFALGLVVLIVLPVRYAATALVVVDPRELRVTADQDVLPGIGQDAAALQSQIEIAKSDGFLRPLIEKLKIADDEDIAGGHTDMTRLLEKLRSRLDISRRGLTYVIAISFTSNSAERAAYYANAIAEAFVATQSRVRSDATDEAADWLKDRLKALNERLRVSEDAVAAFRLEHKILNAGKDSTTQQLRVTDLNQQVSAARARTEEAKARYEQVQRDLKANVEGPVKQDLLSMLRAQRSTLNDQIAQKKAVYGDRHPDLAISYSQLADINRQIEVERKKNIDTAKSEYEAQLEQQAALEKQLKAVETQMLVDGQALVKLQELQRDADANKNIYEQFLSRFKTTNEQRQLQSSQTKIASPAIPPLRSTRPPLALLLAALAIGSLLTSTATVAAMTSMSDKSDPAEAPARTPARAEARETPKRQVQRPAPAVQQIEAMPNLPVWSRIPELVSGAAPNTVWQRPIAATAELDLGAYLRPLLERIDRAPVRGCKVALVLSVGKSAGGNTVARSLNRAAVNRGMMSVLIRLQPEFAGAQPPVTEWQDGSTTAGLQSIDELLSAGRKANARPEDDIRSEFDLIIVHANNLALQPDAIALAAHADLIIPVVRAGELGSAAMRRVTAALAKYDTIATGLVVNHAPAGSAAPHPDGGALSRAV, translated from the coding sequence ATGGCGTTCGGTAGAAGCGCATCTCCGCGAAGCATCGCCCCGACGGAGCCCGCGGCTTCGTGGGAAGCGCCGCGGGCTGCGGCGGCGACGCCCGACAACACCGCACCCGCGCTGATCAAGGGATCGCTGACCCTCACCGGCGCGTTCTCTTTCCTGCGCGAGAACGGCCGGCGCATCCTGATGCTGGCGCTGGCACTTTTCGCGCTCGGCCTCGTCGTGCTGATTGTGCTGCCGGTCCGGTATGCCGCGACGGCGCTCGTCGTGGTCGATCCCCGCGAGCTGCGCGTGACCGCGGATCAGGACGTGCTGCCTGGCATCGGCCAGGACGCCGCTGCGCTTCAGAGCCAGATCGAGATCGCCAAGTCGGACGGCTTTCTCCGGCCCCTGATCGAGAAGCTCAAGATCGCCGACGACGAGGATATCGCAGGCGGTCATACCGACATGACGCGCCTGCTCGAAAAACTCCGCAGCCGTCTCGATATCTCGCGTCGCGGCCTGACTTACGTCATCGCCATCTCGTTCACCTCGAACAGTGCGGAGCGGGCGGCTTATTATGCCAACGCCATCGCAGAGGCGTTCGTCGCGACCCAAAGCCGCGTCCGCAGCGATGCGACGGACGAGGCGGCCGACTGGCTCAAGGACCGGCTGAAGGCGCTGAACGAGCGCCTGCGCGTCTCGGAAGACGCCGTCGCAGCCTTTCGGCTCGAGCACAAGATCCTCAATGCCGGCAAGGATTCCACCACCCAGCAATTGCGGGTGACTGACCTGAACCAGCAGGTCTCCGCGGCTCGCGCGCGCACCGAGGAAGCCAAGGCGCGTTACGAGCAGGTGCAGCGTGATCTCAAGGCGAATGTCGAAGGTCCGGTGAAGCAGGATCTCCTGAGCATGCTGCGCGCGCAGCGCTCGACCCTGAACGACCAGATCGCACAGAAGAAGGCGGTCTACGGCGACCGCCATCCTGATCTTGCGATTTCCTACAGCCAGTTGGCTGACATCAACAGACAGATCGAGGTCGAGCGGAAGAAGAACATCGACACCGCGAAGTCCGAATACGAGGCCCAGCTCGAGCAGCAGGCTGCGCTGGAGAAGCAGCTCAAGGCGGTCGAGACGCAGATGCTGGTGGACGGCCAGGCGCTCGTGAAGCTGCAGGAACTGCAGCGCGATGCCGACGCCAACAAGAACATCTACGAGCAGTTCTTGTCGCGGTTCAAGACGACCAACGAGCAGCGTCAGCTTCAGAGCTCGCAGACCAAGATCGCCTCGCCCGCGATCCCGCCGCTGCGCTCCACGCGTCCGCCGCTCGCCCTGCTGCTCGCCGCGCTCGCGATCGGCTCGCTGTTGACGTCAACCGCTACGGTTGCGGCAATGACGAGCATGTCCGACAAGTCCGATCCTGCCGAGGCTCCGGCTCGAACGCCGGCGCGTGCGGAGGCGAGGGAGACGCCCAAGCGGCAAGTCCAGCGTCCGGCTCCGGCCGTGCAGCAAATAGAGGCGATGCCGAACCTTCCGGTCTGGTCCCGCATTCCCGAACTGGTGTCGGGAGCGGCGCCCAACACTGTCTGGCAACGACCGATTGCCGCCACAGCCGAGCTCGATCTCGGCGCCTACTTGCGTCCGCTGCTCGAGCGTATCGATCGTGCCCCGGTGCGCGGCTGCAAGGTCGCACTCGTGCTGTCGGTCGGCAAGAGCGCCGGCGGCAACACCGTTGCGCGCTCCCTCAACCGCGCGGCGGTCAATCGCGGGATGATGAGCGTGCTGATAAGGCTGCAGCCGGAATTTGCGGGCGCCCAGCCGCCGGTGACCGAATGGCAGGACGGCTCCACCACTGCGGGGCTCCAGTCGATCGACGAGCTGCTGAGCGCCGGCAGGAAGGCCAATGCGCGGCCAGAGGACGACATTCGCTCGGAGTTCGACCTGATCATCGTCCATGCGAACAATCTTGCCTTGCAGCCAGATGCGATCGCGCTCGCCGCGCACGCGGACCTGATCATCCCGGTGGTGCGCGCCGGTGAGCTCGGTTCGGCGGCGATGCGGCGGGTGACCGCCGCGCTGGCGAAGTACGACACCATCGCGACCGGCCTCGTCGTCAATCATGCGCCCGCGGGCTCTGCCGCGCCTCACCCCGACGGCGGCGCGCTTAGCAGGGCGGTTTGA
- a CDS encoding TetR/AcrR family transcriptional regulator: protein MSARERILATASELFYREGIRAIGVDTVVERSGVSKTSLYRLFESKDALIAAFAAEQDRLFWAWWDRIEDEHAGDPRAILEALLSGIAKRITHPAYRGCPFLNLATEFPDENHPGRVIARRNKKEMRTRLAVVLGKLGVGDPNRTASQIALIINGAYVTGLIAQPADLRGDLTDAVIKLLVQ, encoded by the coding sequence GTGAGCGCCCGCGAGCGTATCCTTGCGACGGCAAGCGAATTGTTTTACCGCGAAGGCATCCGCGCCATCGGCGTAGACACGGTCGTCGAGCGATCCGGTGTCTCGAAGACGAGTCTCTATCGCCTTTTTGAATCGAAGGACGCTTTGATTGCTGCCTTCGCCGCCGAACAGGATCGGTTGTTCTGGGCGTGGTGGGATCGTATTGAAGACGAGCACGCGGGTGATCCACGCGCTATTCTCGAGGCTTTGCTATCCGGTATCGCAAAGCGGATCACGCACCCCGCCTATCGCGGTTGTCCGTTCCTCAACCTAGCGACGGAATTTCCTGACGAAAACCATCCGGGCCGAGTCATCGCCCGGCGCAACAAGAAGGAAATGCGGACGAGGCTCGCGGTCGTGCTTGGCAAACTTGGCGTCGGTGATCCCAACCGCACCGCGTCACAAATAGCGCTGATCATTAACGGCGCATACGTCACGGGCCTCATCGCACAACCGGCTGATCTGAGGGGCGACCTCACCGATGCCGTCATCAAGTTATTGGTCCAATGA
- a CDS encoding zinc-binding alcohol dehydrogenase family protein — protein sequence MRAMQAETFSGYGGLRQIELLKPKPAKDRLLVRVTAAGVTPLDHTILSGGLPRAKAPLVLGNEGVGVIEDAGDSGFAVGSRVMFAGPYGVRENGAWQEWLLVSPKDATLVPDAIDNVVAASLPVAYLTAQITLTLAGFKPGKSVLAPAIGGSVGNATYQLARAQGAGKVISTAGSAAKAARARELGFEDVIDLSAEDLADGVRRITDGKGVDIVIDGIGGTVTSEALSTLTLGGVLITLGYSAGRKTTIDVTDLIWKGARMSGFSLFAQSPLVVAAAWRDIIPLIVGGSVKPVVERVYLLGEAGEALRHLIEDRPFGKVVLAG from the coding sequence ATGCGTGCGATGCAGGCGGAAACGTTCTCCGGCTATGGCGGGCTGCGGCAGATCGAATTGCTCAAACCGAAACCCGCAAAGGACAGGTTGCTGGTTCGCGTCACGGCCGCCGGCGTCACGCCGCTTGATCACACAATTCTGTCGGGTGGGCTGCCCCGGGCGAAGGCGCCATTGGTGCTCGGCAATGAAGGTGTCGGCGTGATCGAGGATGCCGGCGACTCCGGTTTTGCGGTGGGAAGTCGCGTGATGTTCGCCGGTCCCTATGGCGTTCGCGAAAATGGCGCATGGCAAGAATGGCTGCTGGTGAGCCCCAAAGATGCAACGCTCGTGCCCGACGCGATCGACAATGTCGTCGCGGCCAGCCTCCCGGTGGCCTATCTGACGGCGCAGATCACGCTGACGCTCGCAGGGTTCAAACCGGGCAAATCGGTGCTGGCTCCGGCAATCGGTGGGTCGGTGGGCAACGCGACCTATCAGCTCGCGCGGGCACAGGGCGCCGGCAAGGTGATTTCAACGGCCGGCAGCGCTGCGAAAGCTGCCAGAGCACGCGAGCTTGGCTTCGAAGACGTGATTGACCTTTCCGCGGAAGATCTTGCCGACGGCGTACGCCGGATAACGGACGGCAAGGGCGTTGACATCGTTATCGATGGCATCGGCGGCACCGTGACCAGTGAGGCGCTGAGCACCCTCACACTCGGCGGTGTCCTGATTACGCTGGGCTATTCCGCCGGACGCAAGACCACGATCGATGTGACAGACCTGATCTGGAAAGGCGCGCGTATGAGCGGTTTCTCTTTGTTCGCCCAGTCACCGCTCGTCGTTGCCGCGGCATGGCGGGACATCATTCCGTTGATCGTGGGCGGATCAGTCAAACCTGTCGTCGAGCGGGTCTATCTCCTCGGTGAAGCGGGCGAAGCCCTGCGCCATCTGATCGAGGATCGACCGTTTGGCAAAGTCGTCCTGGCTGGATGA
- a CDS encoding PaaI family thioesterase — translation MPTLSAQLPRERTIRWDDPQALAAAGQTMSGRDFLEAMLRGDVPLPPICRLVEFSIDRVGDGSVEMILKPQESQYNPIGSVHGGIIATVLDSAMGCAVHTKLPFGRAYTTLEIKVNYLRGVDRDSGPMKAVGRVIHLGRQTAMAEASLTDASGRLFAQASTTCLIFEVVPHREP, via the coding sequence ATGCCAACGCTATCCGCACAGCTCCCGCGCGAGCGCACAATTCGCTGGGACGATCCGCAAGCCTTGGCCGCAGCAGGTCAGACGATGAGCGGGCGAGATTTCCTCGAAGCTATGCTTCGAGGCGACGTTCCGCTCCCGCCGATCTGCCGTCTGGTCGAGTTCAGCATCGACCGAGTTGGGGATGGCAGCGTTGAAATGATTCTGAAGCCGCAAGAGTCGCAATACAATCCGATCGGCTCAGTCCATGGCGGCATAATCGCCACGGTTCTCGACTCGGCAATGGGCTGCGCCGTCCACACCAAGCTTCCCTTCGGACGGGCGTACACGACGCTGGAGATCAAGGTGAATTACCTCCGGGGCGTCGATCGCGACTCCGGACCAATGAAGGCGGTGGGGCGCGTCATCCATCTGGGCCGCCAGACAGCGATGGCGGAAGCGAGCTTGACGGATGCGAGTGGCAGGCTTTTCGCCCAGGCGAGCACGACCTGCCTGATCTTCGAGGTGGTACCGCATAGAGAACCGTGA
- a CDS encoding MBL fold metallo-hydrolase, with the protein MCNLIGHAIQQALTRRGFLAGSAAGAGLLGPMMCTAVAGDGSLDTRIQLAQSSADAINSRTKLILLGTAGGPTWWPNSDQCGISSAVAVGDAHYIVDCGEGVGKRLQQAISPTSSRVMDDKVRALFLTHLHSDHTVDYANLLLFGLFVGLDRRSTPFKLRPGSARPDGTCVFAARLSHSDRANHQSRQSDARHQGYDGLPLSGFRDGSE; encoded by the coding sequence ATGTGCAACCTGATCGGACACGCTATCCAGCAAGCGCTCACGCGCCGTGGCTTCCTAGCGGGAAGTGCGGCAGGAGCCGGCTTGCTTGGGCCGATGATGTGCACGGCCGTGGCCGGCGACGGCAGCCTGGACACACGAATTCAGCTCGCCCAATCATCCGCAGACGCCATCAATTCGCGGACGAAGCTCATTCTGCTCGGCACGGCAGGCGGCCCGACCTGGTGGCCGAATTCGGATCAGTGCGGCATATCGTCGGCCGTGGCGGTCGGTGACGCCCACTATATCGTGGACTGCGGCGAGGGGGTCGGCAAACGCCTTCAACAGGCGATATCGCCGACAAGCAGCCGTGTGATGGACGACAAGGTGCGAGCGCTGTTCCTGACCCACCTGCATTCCGATCATACAGTCGATTATGCTAACCTGCTTTTGTTCGGTTTGTTCGTCGGGCTCGACCGCCGGTCCACTCCTTTCAAACTTCGGCCCGGGTCGGCGAGGCCAGATGGCACCTGTGTTTTCGCTGCCCGGCTCTCCCACTCCGACCGTGCCAATCATCAATCCCGACAATCCGACGCCCGGCACCAGGGATATGACGGGCTACCTCTATCAGGCTTTCGCGACGGATCTGAATGA
- a CDS encoding MBL fold metallo-hydrolase — protein MTGYLYQAFATDLNDRIRDNGKPSLEAVVEAHDIELPPIAGFKSPNETPSPPMEPFKFFEDDRVRVSATLVEHAPVWPAFAYRFDTDDGSIVFSGDTGRSENLIKLAKGADILVHEVIVTNWVKGLFPTPRSLAQEGLMQHLLNAHTQVEEVGAIAEAAGVKKLVLSHIVPGNATREQLLPAGKGFSGELVIGRDLMQIGVGQATARKG, from the coding sequence ATGACGGGCTACCTCTATCAGGCTTTCGCGACGGATCTGAATGACCGAATCCGCGACAACGGCAAGCCGAGCCTCGAAGCGGTGGTCGAGGCGCACGACATCGAACTCCCGCCGATTGCCGGCTTCAAATCACCCAATGAAACCCCCTCTCCGCCAATGGAGCCGTTCAAATTCTTCGAGGATGATCGCGTTCGCGTTTCCGCAACCCTGGTCGAGCACGCGCCTGTCTGGCCTGCATTCGCCTATCGCTTCGATACTGACGACGGATCCATTGTGTTCTCCGGCGATACGGGGCGAAGTGAGAATTTGATCAAGCTCGCGAAAGGCGCAGACATTCTCGTTCACGAGGTCATTGTGACGAACTGGGTCAAAGGTCTCTTCCCGACGCCGCGTTCGCTCGCACAGGAAGGCTTGATGCAGCATCTGCTCAACGCCCACACCCAGGTCGAAGAGGTTGGAGCGATCGCTGAAGCGGCAGGCGTCAAGAAACTTGTTCTCAGCCACATCGTGCCCGGCAACGCTACGCGAGAGCAACTGCTACCCGCGGGCAAGGGCTTCTCGGGCGAACTGGTGATTGGCCGAGACCTGATGCAGATCGGCGTCGGCCAGGCGACGGCTCGCAAGGGTTGA